Proteins from a single region of Lysinibacillus sp. JNUCC-52:
- a CDS encoding cobalamin-binding protein, with amino-acid sequence MRLISICPSNTELVAYLGLTDQLVGVDDFSDWPLAVHELPKLGPDLSIDMDALETLKPDLVLASLSVPGMEKNIEALQERNIPHIVFNANSLNEIAQDLITLGIACGVEEHAKKISEEYLHFIAQLQTIAQTIQEKPTLYWEWWPNPIFTPGKVNWLTEISVLAGGQNLFHDIELANVQTDWEEIISRNPDYILMAWVGVAYERIKPAHLLKRPQANELQAVQKQHVHVMEEWLYCRPSPRLVEGALKLAQLLHPQSYQQIALPSFLEC; translated from the coding sequence ATGCGTTTAATTTCAATTTGCCCTAGCAATACAGAGCTTGTTGCCTATTTAGGGTTAACCGATCAACTTGTAGGTGTTGATGATTTTTCAGATTGGCCATTGGCTGTGCATGAATTGCCAAAGCTTGGACCAGACTTATCCATTGATATGGATGCATTAGAGACATTAAAGCCAGACTTAGTCCTTGCATCGTTAAGTGTACCTGGTATGGAAAAAAACATAGAGGCATTACAGGAGAGAAACATTCCCCACATCGTCTTTAATGCCAACTCGTTAAATGAAATTGCGCAGGACCTTATAACACTGGGTATTGCTTGTGGAGTAGAGGAGCATGCCAAAAAGATTTCTGAGGAATATTTACACTTTATCGCACAGCTTCAAACGATTGCCCAAACAATTCAAGAAAAACCGACACTCTATTGGGAATGGTGGCCAAATCCTATTTTTACGCCTGGAAAGGTCAATTGGTTAACTGAAATTAGCGTTCTTGCAGGTGGCCAAAATCTTTTCCACGATATTGAGTTAGCAAATGTCCAAACAGACTGGGAAGAAATTATAAGTCGTAATCCAGATTATATTTTAATGGCATGGGTTGGTGTTGCCTATGAGCGCATTAAACCGGCTCATTTATTGAAACGTCCACAGGCCAACGAACTTCAGGCTGTTCAAAAACAACATGTTCATGTAATGGAAGAATGGTTGTATTGTCGCCCTTCCCCTCGACTTGTGGAGGGCGCCCTAAAACTCGCGCAGCTTCTACACCCTCAAAGCTATCAGCAAATAGCACTGCCATCCTTTTTAGAATGCTAA
- a CDS encoding iron-containing alcohol dehydrogenase, with the protein MSDVLKQFVMPKTNLFGPGAIQEVGKRLNDLEVKKTLIVTDEGLHKLGLSEQIANIITAAGIDVAIFPKAEPNPTDQNVEDGIAVYHAENCDSIVSLGGGSAHDAAKGIGLIASNGGRIHDYEGVDKSENPLVPLIAINTTAGTASEMTRFTIITDTERKVKMAIVDKHVTPLVSINDPELMIGLPPALTAATGLDALTHAIESFVSTDATPITDACGEKVLQLVPEFLPRAYANGADLEAREQMVYAQFLAGMAFNNASLGYVHAIAHQLGGFYNLPHGVCNAILLPHVCRFNLTARTERFARIAELLGENIEGISKRDAAEKAITAIEKLSKDLNIPSGFRELGAKDEDIEILAKNAMQDVCAATNPRKATLEDIKQIITAAMGPVVKTASLEAVALS; encoded by the coding sequence ATGTCAGACGTTCTAAAGCAATTTGTAATGCCAAAAACAAACTTATTTGGGCCTGGAGCAATTCAAGAAGTTGGTAAACGCTTAAATGATTTAGAAGTGAAGAAGACATTGATCGTAACAGATGAGGGCTTACACAAACTAGGTCTCTCAGAGCAAATTGCTAACATCATAACAGCAGCTGGAATTGATGTTGCAATTTTCCCTAAAGCAGAACCAAATCCAACAGATCAAAACGTTGAAGATGGAATCGCTGTCTATCATGCAGAAAACTGTGATTCAATCGTATCTCTTGGAGGCGGTAGTGCACATGATGCAGCAAAAGGTATCGGACTTATTGCTTCGAATGGTGGACGCATTCATGACTATGAAGGCGTGGACAAATCAGAAAACCCACTGGTACCATTAATCGCTATTAATACAACAGCGGGTACGGCGAGTGAAATGACACGTTTTACAATCATCACAGATACTGAACGTAAAGTTAAAATGGCAATCGTTGACAAGCACGTTACACCGCTAGTTTCGATTAATGATCCAGAGTTAATGATTGGTTTACCTCCAGCTCTAACAGCTGCAACTGGTTTAGATGCATTAACACATGCCATCGAATCATTTGTATCAACAGACGCAACTCCTATTACTGATGCATGCGGAGAAAAAGTACTTCAGCTAGTACCTGAGTTTTTACCACGTGCATACGCAAACGGTGCTGATTTAGAAGCACGTGAGCAAATGGTCTATGCACAATTTTTAGCTGGTATGGCGTTTAATAATGCTTCACTTGGTTATGTACACGCTATCGCTCACCAACTAGGTGGCTTCTATAACTTACCACATGGTGTATGTAATGCGATTTTACTGCCACACGTTTGCCGCTTCAACTTAACTGCGCGCACTGAGCGTTTTGCTCGTATCGCTGAATTGTTAGGAGAAAATATTGAAGGCATCAGTAAACGTGACGCTGCAGAAAAAGCAATTACTGCCATAGAAAAACTGTCTAAAGACTTGAATATTCCTAGTGGCTTCCGCGAATTAGGCGCGAAGGATGAGGATATCGAAATTTTAGCAAAAAATGCTATGCAAGACGTTTGTGCTGCAACAAATCCTCGTAAAGCTACATTAGAGGACATTAAACAAATCATTACAGCAGCAATGGGACCTGTAGTAAAAACAGCATCTCTTGAAGCTGTTGCACTTTCTTAA
- a CDS encoding KGG domain-containing protein: MANKQNNRNRNNNENMTVEEAGRKGGEATSKNHDHDFYEEIGRKGGEATSKNHGQEFYQEIGRKGGEATAENHDDDFYEEIGRKGGEARSNQRSNNSNGNQNQRNKNNNNNNNN, encoded by the coding sequence ATGGCTAACAAGCAGAACAATCGCAACAGAAACAACAATGAAAACATGACTGTAGAAGAAGCGGGTCGTAAAGGCGGAGAAGCTACCTCCAAAAATCATGATCATGATTTTTATGAAGAAATTGGACGTAAAGGTGGCGAAGCTACGTCTAAAAATCATGGCCAAGAATTTTATCAAGAAATTGGACGTAAGGGCGGAGAAGCTACCGCTGAAAACCACGACGACGATTTTTATGAAGAAATAGGTCGTAAAGGTGGAGAAGCACGCAGCAACCAGCGTAGTAACAACTCCAATGGAAACCAAAATCAACGTAACAAAAATAATAATAACAACAACAACAACTAA
- a CDS encoding integrase yields MTTLNKEKELNNVIHSVMQTVGLTVAIKQDHSGINMSYNFIGDYIGFDAKRLVEAKNELMLPLPLEVYVKTITLHELGHAVDREALQASLPRTIEIFKMKKQHAKTEIYRNERLLSMIIEEHQMNIQFEETAWENACKLNNTLHIIDQKDFDYIKQHSLATYHKLYEQDLHVYHNHNLLSQPVLQLA; encoded by the coding sequence ATGACAACGTTGAATAAAGAAAAAGAACTAAATAATGTAATTCATTCCGTTATGCAAACTGTAGGGCTAACGGTAGCAATAAAACAAGATCATTCTGGTATTAATATGAGTTATAACTTTATTGGGGATTATATAGGATTTGATGCAAAAAGATTAGTAGAAGCAAAAAATGAGCTAATGTTACCACTTCCACTTGAGGTATATGTAAAAACAATTACTTTACATGAATTAGGCCATGCTGTAGACCGTGAGGCACTACAAGCATCACTTCCTAGAACGATTGAAATTTTCAAAATGAAAAAACAGCATGCCAAAACGGAAATTTATCGTAATGAGCGCCTTTTATCTATGATAATTGAAGAGCACCAAATGAATATTCAATTCGAGGAAACTGCATGGGAAAATGCATGCAAACTTAATAATACACTTCATATAATAGATCAAAAGGACTTTGACTATATAAAGCAACATAGCCTAGCGACATATCATAAATTATATGAGCAAGATTTACATGTATATCATAACCATAACCTTTTAAGTCAGCCTGTTTTACAGTTAGCATAG
- the rpsD gene encoding 30S ribosomal protein S4, translating to MSRYTGPSWKLSRRLGISLSGTGKEIEKRPYAPGQHGPNQRKKLSEYGLQLQEKQKLRHMYGMTERQFRTLFDRAGKMKGVHGENFMILLETRLDNLVYRLGLARTRRGSRQLVNHGHILVDGKRVDIPSFSVKPGQTISLREKSQNLAVVTEAIEVNNFVPDYLTFDADKKEGTFTRLPERSELSAEINEAFIVEYYSR from the coding sequence ATGTCTCGTTATACAGGTCCATCTTGGAAATTATCACGTCGTCTTGGTATCTCACTAAGCGGTACTGGTAAAGAAATCGAAAAACGCCCTTACGCACCAGGTCAACACGGCCCGAACCAACGTAAAAAATTATCAGAATACGGTTTACAACTTCAAGAAAAACAAAAACTTCGTCATATGTATGGTATGACTGAACGTCAATTCCGTACTCTATTTGACCGCGCTGGTAAAATGAAAGGTGTTCACGGTGAAAACTTCATGATCCTTCTTGAAACTCGCCTTGACAACTTAGTTTACCGTTTAGGTTTAGCTCGCACTCGTCGTGGTTCTCGTCAATTAGTAAACCACGGTCATATCTTAGTAGATGGCAAACGCGTTGATATTCCATCATTCAGCGTTAAACCAGGTCAAACGATTTCTCTTCGTGAAAAATCTCAAAACCTTGCTGTAGTAACAGAAGCTATCGAAGTAAACAACTTCGTACCTGACTACTTAACTTTTGATGCAGACAAAAAAGAAGGTACATTCACTCGCCTTCCAGAACGTTCTGAACTATCTGCTGAAATCAACGAAGCATTCATCGTAGAGTACTACTCTCGTTAA
- a CDS encoding sensor domain-containing diguanylate cyclase: MTDHLQTLKYIKSDVLSIWVSSNGGLISFNEYFYSFKQCLKKHLKIENAAFLSFEGNSLIPVEELANLTIETKLNAVSWLMIEASFYQQKVVKLPYILKEKTAYNMMTDMVLFQAEGKDPIGVLLVEATDTWTDFMTSDYGEECVEILTKVLQTLIENLEVKLNEDQYRKLYNMTDLFHSTMDIDLILENVLKNIRDNFPEFNVELILSNDQDRHTTIDIKLFDYLSERPATIEAFVSGELTTELAGDLNCRLLNAPIKGRQAIYGILQVSAPTTYLFSATEKDFVRMLAQASGNALENAKLYHQSHRLVSDLQLINETSHRLNMRIDINEMLLFLQKQLMKSFQPMEVCFAFKDNATYVVKDASTSLFKSDEGKTYINHVEQHFEHTNDPLFIADFSRLTPNQIEYRSIMAIPILMEEKINGFSIVLHKEPYFFSFDSFKLMQSLIHHSSLAIANSILRNQLQEMVDRDHLTKLYARSYLDQFVEKSLKTDQSGMFLLIDIDNFKRINDTYGHQIGDKILVQIAVQLEETIGASGICARWGGEEMSVYVPNVDEQKAIELASTIVEVIPNATDPQVTISAGLITWDQLYKPAFQAVFLHADTALYEAKNNGKNRFCIHDRTLQTNA, from the coding sequence ATGACAGACCATTTACAAACGCTGAAATATATAAAATCTGATGTTTTGAGCATTTGGGTGAGTTCGAATGGAGGACTAATTAGTTTTAATGAGTATTTTTATTCATTTAAACAGTGTCTAAAGAAGCACTTGAAAATTGAAAATGCGGCATTTCTTAGCTTTGAAGGTAATAGTTTAATACCTGTGGAAGAATTAGCTAATTTAACAATTGAAACAAAACTAAATGCTGTGTCATGGCTAATGATAGAAGCCAGCTTTTACCAACAAAAAGTGGTGAAGCTTCCTTATATATTAAAAGAAAAAACAGCCTATAATATGATGACAGATATGGTGCTTTTCCAGGCGGAGGGCAAAGATCCTATTGGTGTGTTGCTTGTAGAAGCCACCGATACTTGGACGGACTTTATGACTTCGGATTATGGTGAAGAATGTGTAGAAATACTTACGAAAGTTTTACAAACTTTGATTGAAAACTTAGAAGTAAAATTGAATGAAGATCAATATAGAAAACTTTATAATATGACTGACTTATTTCATTCAACAATGGATATTGATTTAATTTTAGAGAATGTATTAAAAAATATTAGAGATAATTTCCCTGAATTTAATGTGGAGCTTATATTATCCAACGATCAAGATCGACATACAACAATTGATATCAAGCTTTTTGATTACTTATCAGAAAGACCTGCTACAATTGAAGCTTTTGTATCAGGTGAGTTAACAACCGAACTAGCTGGAGATTTGAATTGTCGATTATTAAACGCTCCTATAAAAGGGAGACAAGCCATTTATGGGATTTTACAAGTTAGTGCACCAACCACATACCTTTTCTCAGCAACTGAAAAAGATTTTGTGCGCATGCTCGCACAAGCATCTGGCAATGCACTAGAAAATGCCAAGTTATATCATCAATCGCATCGCCTCGTAAGTGACTTACAACTTATCAATGAAACATCGCATCGATTAAATATGCGAATTGATATTAATGAAATGTTACTTTTCCTACAAAAACAATTAATGAAGTCTTTCCAACCAATGGAAGTTTGTTTCGCTTTTAAAGATAATGCTACTTATGTAGTGAAAGATGCTAGTACATCCTTATTTAAATCAGACGAAGGCAAGACTTATATAAATCATGTTGAACAACATTTTGAGCATACAAATGATCCACTTTTTATAGCCGATTTTAGCAGGTTAACCCCAAATCAAATAGAATATCGCTCAATAATGGCGATTCCTATATTAATGGAGGAAAAAATAAATGGCTTTAGTATCGTCTTACACAAAGAGCCGTATTTCTTTTCATTTGATAGCTTTAAGCTAATGCAATCTTTAATCCATCATTCTTCATTAGCGATTGCAAACTCTATTTTACGAAATCAGCTACAAGAAATGGTTGATCGAGATCATTTAACTAAATTATATGCACGCAGTTATTTAGACCAATTTGTAGAAAAATCATTAAAAACAGATCAATCAGGAATGTTTTTATTGATTGATATTGATAATTTTAAACGCATTAATGATACCTATGGTCATCAAATAGGGGATAAAATTCTTGTGCAAATTGCTGTGCAACTAGAGGAAACAATAGGTGCCAGTGGTATTTGTGCTCGTTGGGGTGGAGAGGAAATGTCGGTGTATGTACCAAATGTTGATGAGCAAAAAGCAATCGAACTTGCTTCAACAATTGTAGAAGTAATACCGAATGCAACAGATCCTCAAGTAACCATTTCAGCAGGTCTTATTACATGGGATCAACTCTATAAACCAGCCTTTCAAGCTGTTTTCCTACATGCGGACACAGCTTTATACGAAGCGAAAAACAATGGGAAAAATAGATTTTGTATCCATGATCGAACTTTACAAACAAATGCATAA
- a CDS encoding GAF domain-containing protein produces MFTQINYEGSIVDQYKTLTKQLDALLSGETDRIANLSNASALLNQFLPDINWVGFYILQEQELVLGPFQGLPACVRIPVGRGVCGSAVSKKETLVVDDVHAFPGHIACDAASQSEIVIPLIQQEKVIGVLDIDSPIKNRFSAEDQVGLEHFVKTLLLHI; encoded by the coding sequence ATGTTTACACAAATTAATTATGAAGGATCCATCGTCGATCAATATAAGACATTAACAAAGCAATTAGATGCATTACTTTCTGGTGAGACAGATCGTATTGCTAATTTAAGCAACGCCTCTGCATTGCTTAATCAATTTCTCCCTGACATTAACTGGGTTGGCTTTTACATATTACAAGAACAAGAGCTAGTTTTAGGTCCATTCCAAGGCTTACCTGCCTGCGTAAGAATTCCAGTTGGACGTGGCGTTTGCGGATCCGCTGTTTCAAAAAAAGAAACGCTTGTTGTAGATGATGTACACGCATTTCCTGGGCATATTGCATGTGATGCTGCATCCCAATCTGAAATTGTTATTCCACTCATTCAGCAAGAAAAGGTGATTGGCGTGCTTGATATAGATAGCCCGATTAAAAATCGCTTTTCCGCTGAAGATCAAGTTGGCTTAGAACATTTTGTCAAAACTTTGTTGCTTCATATTTAA
- the hisJ gene encoding histidinol-phosphatase HisJ, with protein sequence MKRDGHIHSPYCPHGTSDSFTQYIEKAIAENFTDITFTEHAPLPFNFSDPTPEKDSGMQPDFLLPYFEDLQQLQKQYAQDIRIRIGLEIDYIQGFEQETRKFLDTYGHFLDDSILSVHFLQWQNTYECIDFSAENFIAFAKKVGSIEQVYHLYYDTVLQSIETDLGQFKPKRIGHPTLVHKFQLAHNMKIDDTVRIQEILTTMQQKGYELDLNSAGLSKTHCQEPYPPFAFINYSKTIGLPVVFGSDAHTAADLHQHYKTLFPII encoded by the coding sequence ATGAAAAGAGACGGCCATATCCATAGCCCCTATTGCCCACATGGGACATCTGATTCATTTACACAATATATTGAAAAAGCTATTGCTGAAAACTTTACGGATATTACATTTACAGAACATGCACCATTGCCCTTCAATTTTAGCGACCCTACACCCGAAAAGGATAGTGGTATGCAACCAGATTTTTTATTGCCGTATTTTGAAGATTTACAGCAACTTCAAAAGCAGTATGCACAAGATATTCGCATTCGGATTGGTTTAGAGATAGACTATATTCAAGGTTTTGAGCAAGAAACTCGTAAATTCCTTGATACATATGGGCATTTTTTAGATGACTCTATTCTTTCAGTGCATTTTTTACAGTGGCAAAACACCTATGAATGCATCGATTTTTCTGCTGAGAATTTTATCGCTTTTGCTAAAAAGGTAGGTTCTATTGAACAAGTCTATCATTTATATTATGATACTGTCCTACAATCGATAGAAACAGATTTAGGTCAATTTAAACCGAAGCGTATCGGACATCCAACACTAGTTCATAAGTTTCAACTAGCCCATAATATGAAAATTGATGATACTGTCCGCATTCAGGAAATATTAACTACTATGCAGCAAAAGGGATATGAGTTAGATTTAAATAGTGCTGGTTTAAGTAAAACACATTGCCAAGAACCTTATCCACCATTTGCCTTTATTAATTATAGTAAAACGATTGGATTGCCTGTCGTTTTCGGTTCAGATGCACATACTGCTGCTGATTTACATCAGCATTATAAAACTCTATTTCCAATTATATAA
- the ezrA gene encoding septation ring formation regulator EzrA: MEYIIIPIILLLILAIVGLMMRRKHTTIISQLENEKLQIQNNPINEEISKVKSLNMNGETEEMFERWRNSWDEVIDVHMTKIDSLLFDAEDQINRLRFKRATLIEREIEDYILKCEKDKNKILEELNELIGSEEKNRIEIEQLKEYYRSARKTLLAHQHSFGVALPALEQKLEVFVQKFEEFDVLTSEGNYLQAREIVINLNHESQQTFEYINDVPTILTELQVKLPGAIQELRNGQREMEEQSYYLHHLELTEALDKLEVEFAKLKEELAELNITVVKPRVAEINEEIDHFYDLLEKEVIAKNYVDQNCERLLGSITNVISSTRLVSDEATFVQQSYHLNEKDAEIPKAALKQLEALQRRYDLLAIRVAEEKSAYSSLQEELIEISEELERIHEEQGHLSNTMKKLRIDENKARTQVENLKKTLQETDRLLNKANIPGIPEEMDARLDEAAEHIYVVMQSLQEVPLNMGTIHNNLNAATLCVEDVHAKAHELIENVMLIERIIQYGNRHRATNPKLNARLKEAEQAFHQYRYAKALEEAGTAVEEMEPGALKRIEAIVAEETLTKS, from the coding sequence ATGGAGTATATCATCATTCCAATTATCCTACTATTAATATTAGCCATAGTAGGATTAATGATGCGAAGAAAACATACAACAATCATTTCTCAACTTGAAAATGAAAAATTACAAATACAAAACAATCCCATAAATGAGGAAATTTCCAAAGTTAAATCTTTAAACATGAATGGTGAAACAGAGGAAATGTTTGAACGGTGGCGTAATAGTTGGGATGAAGTCATCGATGTACATATGACAAAAATTGATTCGCTTCTATTCGACGCTGAAGATCAAATCAATCGTCTTCGTTTTAAAAGAGCAACGTTAATAGAACGTGAAATAGAAGATTATATTCTTAAGTGTGAAAAAGATAAAAATAAAATCTTAGAAGAACTTAATGAATTAATTGGCAGCGAAGAAAAAAACCGTATTGAAATTGAACAGCTAAAAGAATATTATCGTTCAGCACGTAAAACATTGCTTGCGCATCAACACTCATTTGGTGTCGCATTACCAGCACTTGAACAAAAATTAGAAGTATTTGTTCAAAAATTTGAAGAATTTGATGTACTCACTAGTGAAGGAAATTATTTGCAGGCACGTGAAATTGTCATTAACTTGAATCATGAATCCCAGCAAACATTCGAATACATTAATGACGTTCCTACTATTTTAACGGAACTACAAGTAAAGTTACCAGGTGCGATTCAAGAATTGCGCAATGGTCAACGTGAAATGGAAGAGCAATCGTACTATTTGCATCATTTAGAGTTAACAGAAGCGTTGGACAAACTGGAAGTTGAATTTGCAAAGTTAAAAGAAGAACTTGCGGAGCTGAATATAACAGTTGTCAAACCTCGAGTTGCAGAAATAAATGAAGAAATCGACCATTTTTATGACTTACTTGAAAAAGAAGTAATTGCTAAAAATTATGTAGACCAGAATTGTGAGCGATTGTTAGGTTCTATTACAAATGTTATAAGCTCAACTCGATTAGTAAGTGATGAAGCAACATTCGTTCAGCAAAGTTATCATCTAAATGAAAAAGATGCTGAAATTCCAAAGGCTGCTTTAAAACAATTAGAAGCACTCCAACGTCGCTATGATTTATTGGCAATACGAGTTGCTGAGGAGAAATCCGCTTATTCAAGTCTACAAGAAGAATTAATCGAAATTAGCGAAGAATTAGAGCGCATTCACGAAGAGCAAGGACATTTATCCAATACAATGAAAAAGCTCCGCATTGATGAAAATAAAGCTCGTACACAAGTGGAAAACTTGAAAAAGACGCTTCAAGAAACAGATCGCCTGTTAAATAAGGCGAATATTCCAGGTATTCCTGAAGAGATGGATGCTCGTTTAGATGAGGCTGCAGAGCATATTTATGTTGTTATGCAAAGTCTTCAAGAAGTTCCACTCAATATGGGAACAATCCATAATAACTTAAATGCAGCAACTCTTTGCGTTGAGGATGTTCACGCGAAAGCACATGAATTGATTGAGAATGTTATGCTTATCGAACGTATCATTCAATATGGTAATCGTCATCGTGCAACGAACCCAAAATTAAACGCTCGTTTAAAAGAAGCGGAACAAGCATTCCATCAATACCGTTATGCGAAGGCTTTAGAAGAAGCTGGAACGGCGGTAGAGGAAATGGAGCCAGGTGCATTAAAACGCATTGAGGCAATTGTTGCGGAAGAGACGCTTACAAAGTCTTAA
- a CDS encoding cysteine desulfurase family protein, producing the protein MKVNTIYLDNSATTKPYKEVMQTFMAVNEQYYANPASIHAMGVESNELLMRAREQVADILKTDAKNVLFTSGGTESNNTAIIGLARGNTHKGKHILTTEIEHPSVLESVKQLEKEGFEIEYLRVNAQGVISLDELKAKIRKDTILVSMMHVNNEMGAIQPIFEAATIVHAESRAAFHVDAVQSFGKLPLTFKGEEGPDCITISGHKIHGFKGSGVLAFQKKMQWQPYALGGGQEFGLRSGTVAVPQAVALSKAARIAVETMNERQEKYRNWQREIRAELEQFGDVVHILSTPECAAHILSFSVRDLKGEVLINALQKYGVIVSTSSACSSKQTKTSHVVEALNIDEHFKKGVIRVSFGAHVTSEDIAQFIQVIKKVMMELKGELLL; encoded by the coding sequence ATGAAGGTTAATACAATTTATCTTGATAATAGTGCTACAACAAAGCCTTATAAAGAAGTAATGCAAACATTTATGGCAGTGAATGAACAGTATTATGCGAACCCTGCGTCAATTCATGCGATGGGTGTAGAATCAAATGAATTATTAATGCGTGCGCGTGAGCAAGTAGCAGATATTTTGAAGACTGACGCAAAAAATGTGCTATTTACTTCAGGTGGTACCGAATCTAATAACACAGCAATTATTGGTTTAGCACGAGGTAATACACATAAGGGTAAACATATTTTAACTACGGAAATTGAGCATCCTTCTGTGTTAGAATCGGTCAAACAGCTAGAAAAAGAAGGCTTTGAAATCGAGTATTTACGTGTCAATGCACAAGGCGTAATTTCATTAGATGAGCTAAAGGCAAAAATACGCAAAGATACTATTTTGGTGAGTATGATGCATGTAAATAATGAAATGGGAGCAATTCAACCTATTTTTGAAGCTGCTACAATTGTTCATGCAGAAAGTCGAGCGGCATTTCATGTTGATGCAGTACAAAGCTTCGGTAAATTACCTTTAACTTTTAAAGGTGAGGAAGGTCCTGATTGTATTACAATCTCTGGGCATAAAATTCATGGCTTTAAAGGCTCAGGTGTCTTAGCATTCCAAAAAAAAATGCAATGGCAACCATATGCATTAGGTGGAGGACAGGAATTTGGCTTGCGTAGTGGTACAGTTGCTGTTCCACAAGCGGTAGCGCTGTCGAAAGCGGCTCGTATTGCAGTTGAAACAATGAATGAACGCCAAGAGAAATATCGTAATTGGCAACGGGAAATTCGGGCGGAGCTAGAGCAATTTGGTGATGTTGTGCATATTTTATCTACTCCAGAATGTGCGGCTCATATTTTATCATTTAGTGTTCGTGATTTAAAAGGTGAGGTACTGATAAATGCCTTACAAAAATATGGTGTCATTGTATCGACATCAAGTGCTTGTTCGTCAAAGCAAACAAAAACAAGTCATGTTGTAGAAGCATTAAATATTGATGAACACTTTAAAAAGGGTGTTATTCGTGTTAGCTTTGGCGCACATGTAACTTCTGAAGACATCGCACAATTTATACAAGTTATTAAAAAAGTAATGATGGAACTAAAAGGAGAACTTTTATTATGA